In Metopolophium dirhodum isolate CAU chromosome 7, ASM1992520v1, whole genome shotgun sequence, one genomic interval encodes:
- the LOC132949545 gene encoding glycerol kinase 2-like: protein MKQIEVIAVLSVESDEVRFTVVSTRDGSEVVTSAETFTLITAESKDRRGGRNCESSDQQSVAAVSSCVVGTPTPATNVVTDGGVSYTAERESPMSEGDVEQDPDVVWEAVLRVIGDALDKMCRDGIPVTYIKSVAIINEMATLVAWNAATGKAVHNFIHWTDVRMAEGGTAAAVKWLLQRSLAVQCAADDCRFGTLDAWLTWKLTRGHTYQTDVTNASYTGLLDLATLSWDFDAMRSHGLAPAAWPAIRRLDKRSASVIVVDRLYGLSIHVTMARPSAVLYAQACYRRGQVAVTLTDRTAVVLGAYDHGPPRLQPTLGPWPVVGYCEPNMADRRRPTIVYGLLAVSRASAVVCWLKNMGLTKSWDDCMNTYASGRPTMTEHQAYMVPAFGGLPSAPYGRSDARPVVCGIGGHTGRVHLIAAAVDSICHSVNDIVRCVVAGSSSKLADPVYVDGQCAELGGLMQRLADVSGSRLAVKRLDMAVSGAARMAAAAINVDYADRLEAVDYEPTSTDGQRLAWDGQWAKAVRRSYGWVAMDGRELDDRYAKAHADKQAGYFGISQLANLLRRVGFWYNRKVYDLLYALRNYLTPNTPPHNVNTDSSLGTHDTTSCKM, encoded by the coding sequence atgaaacaaattgaAGTCATAGCGGTACTGTCGGTCGAGTCGGACGAAGTTCGATTCACAGTGGTATCGACCAGGGACGGCAGCGAAGTGGTCACATCGGCAGAGACGTTTACGTTAATAACCGCAGAGTCGAAAGACCGGAGAGGCGGCAGAAATTGTGAAAGCTCAGATCAGCAGTCTGTGGCGGCGGTGTCGTCATGCGTCGTGGGGACACCCACACCGGCCACCAACGTGGTAACCGATGGGGGGGTGAGCTATACCGCAGAGAGGGAGTCGCCGATGAGTGAGGGCGACGTAGAACAGGACCCGGACGTTGTTTGGGAAGCGGTGCTGCGGGTGATCGGCGACGCGTTGGACAAGATGTGTCGGGACGGCATTCCGGTCACGTACATTAAGTCAGTAGCCATCATAAACGAGATGGCCACGTTGGTAGCGTGGAACGCGGCCACCGGCAAAGCGGTGCACAACTTCATCCACTGGACAGACGTTCGGATGGCCGAAGGTGGGACCGCCGCGGCCGTGAAATGGTTGCTCCAGCGGTCTTTGGCCGTGCAGTGCGCCGCGGACGACTGCCGGTTTGGCACACTGGACGCGTGGCTGACGTGGAAGCTGACGCGCGGCCACACTTACCAAACGGACGTGACGAACGCGTCGTACACTGGGCTGCTGGACCTGGCTACGCTGAGCTGGGACTTCGACGCCATGCGGTCCCACGGTCTGGCGCCCGCTGCTTGGCCCGCGATCCGCAGGCTGGACAAACGCTCGGCCTCGGTGATCGTTGTTGACCGCCTGTACGGGCTGTCCATTCACGTGACGATGGCTCGTCCCAGCGCCGTGCTATACGCTCAGGCGTGCTACCGCCGCGGGCAGGTGGCCGTCACGCTGACAGACCGGACGGCTGTAGTGCTAGGCGCGTACGACCATGGCCCACCACGCTTGCAACCGACCTTAGGGCCATGGCCCGTGGTCGGCTACTGCGAGCCAAACATGGCTGACCGGAGACGTCCGACAATCGTGTACGGCTTGCTGGCAGTGTCCAGGGCCAGCGCCGTCGTGTGCTGGTTGAAGAATATGGGCTTGACCAAGTCGTGGGACGATTGCATGAACACCTACGCTTCGGGTAGGCCGACGATGACCGAACATCAGGCGTACATGGTGCCGGCGTTCGGTGGCCTGCCGTCGGCGCCGTACGGACGATCGGACGCACGCCCTGTGGTGTGTGGCATCGGTGGCCACACCGGGCGCGTACACTTGATCGCCGCGGCCGTCGACTCGATCTGCCACAGCGTCAACGACATTGTCCGGTGCGTGGTGGCCGGTTCGTCATCAAAACTAGCAGACCCCGTGTACGTGGACGGTCAGTGTGCTGAGCTGGGTGGCCTGATGCAGCGGTTGGCAGACGTGTCTGGCAGTCGGTTAGCGGTGAAACGGTTGGACATGGCCGTCAGCGGCGCGGCACGGATGGCCGCGGCCGCGATAAACGTCGATTACGCGGACCGACTCGAGGCCGTCGACTACGAGCCGACTTCCACCGACGGACAGCGGTTGGCGTGGGACGGTCAGTGGGCGAAGGCGGTGCGCAGGAGTTACGGCTGGGTGGCCATGGATGGCCGCGAGTTGGACGACCGGTACGCAAAGGCCCACGCCGACAAGCAGGCCGGCTACTTCGGCATTTCACAGTTGGCCAATTTACTTCGCCGCGTTGGTTTCTGGTACAACAGGAAGGTGTATGATCTCCTCTACGCCTTGCGTAACTATTTGACGCCCAACACACCACCGCATAACGTAAACACCGATAGCTCACTCGGAACGCACGATACCACgtcatgtaaaatgtaa
- the LOC132949010 gene encoding uncharacterized protein LOC132949010 — protein sequence MVTETKTVSKNEDSLMINMRLMKKTGFYQLLDSRSLKVFGHNVFKCMSVVQMSVLLSVAVIFVANIYYFSDDINTVMMYSILITSDALSMLKLYYILQHSDTIWNCTHMTSIDDLCYRYHDRRILEEGRSKSTSYSILIMFMWLNLVVSWSLGPLFATNYFLIAEHKDVIYRYRFNILNFVFPATDRFYNDNFMIYYGIEFITLVLWCQCTMNFDVLMLSMNITFKYQLKTIANSFSAFNFTRYNDFKNNRTKNVKHHKESESMFDFKSLIYDQQRVIENMRDIYQVFRPVVLTQLASESLIIMLLSCIIMLNYFNGISLLSALNLRIFAAISTFLFHIYVICYLFDNVNEQKDSMNLALYSSDWTTSDLQHKILLLQAMRMNNAENLRLQVTRNEIVNFQMFTYIMRTTYSILSVLEKMCANET from the exons ATGGTTACCGAGACAAAAACGGTATCGAAGAACGAGGACAGCTTAATGATAAATATGCgattaatgaaaaaaactgGATTCTATCAATTATTGGATTCGCGCAGTCTAAAAGTGTTTGGCCACAACGTATTCAAATGCATGTCCGTGGTTCAAATGTCGGTCCTTTTGTCGGTGGCTGTTATATTTGTtgcaaacatatattatttttcggaCGACATCAATACAGTAATGATGTATTCGATTTTAATTACATCCGATGCGCTCTCGATGTTAAAACTCTATTACATACTACAACATTCAGATACGATATGGAACTGCACACATATGACGTCTATCGACGACTTGTGTTACAGGTATCACGATAGGCGTATACTCGAAGAGGGCCGATCGAAGTCTACATCGTATTCGATACTGATTATGTTTATGTGGTTGAATCTCGTGGTATCTTGGTCATTGGGTCCGCTGTttgcaacaaattattttttaatcgcaGAACACAAAGACGTGATTTACCGTTACCGTTTCAACATACTGAATTTCGTATTCCCGGCAACCGATCGATTCTACAACGACAATTTCATGATTTATTACGGGATAGAATTTATCACGCTAGTGCTATGGTGCCAATGCACAATGAATTTCGATGTATTAATGCTGTCGATGAATATTACGTTCAAGTATCAGTTGAAAACTATTGCGAATTCTTTCAGTGCATTCAATTTCACACGATATAATGACTTTAAGA ATAATCgtacaaaaaatgttaaacatcACAAAGAATCAGAATCGATGTTTGATTTCAAGAGTTTGATTTACGACCAACAGCGTGTTATTGA AAACATGAGAGACATTTACCAAGTATTTCGACCTGTGGTACTTACTCAACTAGCTTCCGAGtctttaataataatgctaCTGTCCTGTATCATAATGCTG AACTACTTTAATGGTATTTCATTGTTATCTGCGTTGAACTTGAGAATATTTGCAGCGATATCGACGTTTTTATTTCACATATATGTTATCTGCTACTTATTCGACAACGTCAACGAACAA aaagatTCGATGAATCTTGCTTTGTACAGCAGTGATTGGACGACAAGCGATCTACAACATAAAATTCTACTACTTCAGGCCATGCGGATGAATAACGCCGAAAATCTGAGACTACAAGTGACGAGAAATGAAATagtaaattttcaaatgtttacatAT ATCATGCGGACAACGTATTCGATATTATCGGTGTTGGAAAAAATGTGTGCAAACGAGacgtaa